A window of the Streptomyces sp. NBC_00250 genome harbors these coding sequences:
- a CDS encoding NADH-quinone oxidoreductase subunit D: MTETTVGIGGAAESTDMVLNIGPQHPSTHGVLRLRLVLDGEVVRQAEPVIGYMHRGAEKLFEARDYRQIIMLANRHDWLSAFSNELGVVMAVERMLGMEVPERAVWTRTLLAELNRVLNHLMFLGSYPLELGGITPVFHAFREREELQAVMEEVSGGRMHYMFNRVGGLKEDLPAGWLGRARQAVADVRSRMDVYDRLVLGNEIFRGRTRGVGVLSAAAVHAYGVSGPIARASGVDFDLRRDEPYLAYGELQDTLRVAVREEGDCLARFECLLEQTHNSLDLADACLDRMAELPPGPINQRLPKVLKAPEGHTYAWTENPLGVNGYYLVSKGEKTPYRLKLRSASFNNIQALVELLPGTLVADMVAILGSLFFVVGDIDK, encoded by the coding sequence ATGACGGAGACGACGGTCGGCATCGGCGGCGCGGCGGAGAGCACCGACATGGTGCTGAACATCGGGCCGCAGCATCCCTCGACCCACGGTGTGCTCCGGCTCCGGCTCGTGCTCGACGGCGAGGTCGTGCGCCAGGCCGAGCCGGTGATCGGCTACATGCACCGCGGTGCCGAGAAGCTCTTCGAGGCGCGGGACTACCGGCAGATCATCATGCTGGCCAACCGTCACGACTGGCTCTCCGCCTTCTCCAACGAGCTCGGCGTGGTCATGGCCGTCGAGCGGATGCTGGGCATGGAGGTCCCGGAGCGCGCGGTGTGGACCCGTACGCTCCTCGCCGAGCTGAACCGGGTCCTCAACCATTTGATGTTCCTCGGCTCGTACCCCCTCGAACTGGGCGGGATCACCCCGGTCTTCCACGCCTTCCGGGAGCGCGAGGAGCTCCAGGCCGTGATGGAGGAGGTCTCCGGCGGCCGGATGCACTACATGTTCAACCGGGTCGGCGGCCTCAAGGAGGACCTGCCCGCCGGGTGGCTGGGCCGGGCCCGCCAGGCCGTCGCGGACGTGCGCTCGCGGATGGACGTGTACGACCGGCTCGTCCTCGGCAACGAGATCTTCCGGGGACGTACGCGCGGGGTCGGTGTCCTGTCCGCGGCCGCGGTCCACGCGTACGGGGTGTCCGGGCCCATCGCCCGCGCCTCGGGCGTCGACTTCGACCTGCGCCGCGACGAGCCGTATCTGGCCTACGGGGAGCTGCAGGACACCCTGCGGGTCGCCGTGCGCGAGGAGGGCGACTGCCTGGCCCGGTTCGAGTGCCTGCTGGAGCAGACGCACAACTCCCTGGACCTCGCGGACGCGTGCCTGGACCGGATGGCGGAGCTGCCGCCTGGGCCGATCAACCAGCGGCTGCCGAAGGTGCTCAAGGCGCCGGAGGGGCACACGTACGCGTGGACCGAGAATCCGCTCGGCGTCAACGGCTACTACCTGGTGTCCAAGGGCGAGAAGACGCCGTACCGGCTGAAGCTGCGCTCGGCCTCGTTCAACAACATCCAGGCGCTGGTGGAACTGCTGCCGGGGACGCTGGTCGCGGACATGGTGGCGATCCTGGGGTCGCTGTTCTTCGTCGTCGGCGACATCGACAAGTAG
- a CDS encoding SAM-dependent methyltransferase, translated as MTDETCQWQGWRQATERALYGPGGFYLRPEGPAGHFRTSVHASPLFAGAVARLLVEVAEELGTAEVDLVDVGAGRGELLTGVLAATASRGEHGLTVRAYAVERAARPSGLDPRIEWTDRLPQGVRGLIFANEWLDNVPVDVAEADAAGTARYVEVRADGTERLGGPVAGPDAEWLARWWPLRDPGTRAEIGRPRDEAWASAVASLTAGRAVAVDYAHVRAARPPFGSLTGFRAGREVPPVPDGGCDLTAHVALDACAAAVGGADGVPVAELVTQREALGRLGVSGGRPPLSLASTDPVAYVRALSSAGEAAELTARGGLGDFGWLTQRVTGGATRPPGQGGY; from the coding sequence GTGACGGATGAGACGTGTCAGTGGCAGGGGTGGCGACAGGCCACGGAACGGGCGCTGTACGGCCCCGGGGGCTTCTATCTGCGACCCGAGGGGCCTGCGGGGCACTTCCGCACCTCGGTGCACGCCTCCCCGCTCTTCGCGGGGGCCGTCGCCCGGCTGCTGGTCGAGGTCGCGGAGGAGCTGGGAACGGCCGAGGTCGACCTCGTGGACGTGGGCGCGGGACGGGGCGAGCTGCTCACGGGGGTACTCGCGGCGACGGCCTCGCGGGGGGAGCACGGGCTCACGGTCCGGGCGTACGCCGTCGAGCGCGCGGCCCGGCCGTCCGGGCTCGATCCCCGGATCGAGTGGACCGACCGGCTCCCCCAGGGCGTCCGGGGGCTGATCTTCGCGAACGAGTGGCTCGACAACGTGCCGGTGGACGTGGCCGAGGCGGACGCGGCGGGCACGGCCCGGTACGTGGAGGTCCGCGCGGACGGTACGGAACGGCTCGGCGGCCCCGTCGCCGGCCCGGACGCGGAGTGGCTGGCCCGTTGGTGGCCGCTTCGGGACCCCGGCACGCGCGCGGAGATCGGCCGGCCGCGCGACGAGGCCTGGGCGTCGGCGGTGGCCTCGCTCACGGCGGGCCGCGCGGTGGCCGTGGACTACGCGCACGTACGGGCCGCCCGACCGCCCTTCGGCTCGCTGACCGGCTTCCGGGCGGGCCGCGAGGTCCCGCCGGTCCCGGACGGCGGCTGCGACCTGACCGCCCATGTGGCACTCGACGCGTGCGCGGCGGCGGTCGGAGGCGCGGACGGGGTGCCCGTGGCCGAGCTGGTCACGCAGCGGGAGGCGCTGGGGCGGCTCGGGGTCTCCGGCGGACGGCCGCCGCTCTCGCTCGCCTCGACCGATCCCGTCGCGTACGTCCGTGCCCTCTCCTCCGCGGGGGAGGCCGCCGAGCTGACCGCCCGCGGCGGTCTCGGCGACTTCGGCTGGCTGACCCAGCGGGTCACGGGCGGGGCTACGAGGCCTCCGGGGCAGGGGGGATACTGA
- a CDS encoding sensor histidine kinase: MQRLYDFIRRHPTGVDTFWAVVLLGFSMLWVVSAGAGQVEGHPLGYGLVAVLFSLVVALRRRAPEKMLVLAVALGLAQLAFGLTPFMADFAMLVIIYTVAAHDGPRWASRLALVGGLSAATLSQLRWPVDGPQSSAARVFFTIIMTVPFVLAWVLGDSLRTRRAYFAQLEERASRLEQEREAQAKVAVAAERARIARELHDVVAHNVSVMVVQADGAAYVMDSSPETAKQALDTISTTGRQALAEMRRLLGILRTGEHQEAGEYVPQPDVKQIEDLVEQVRGAGLTVDFAIEGSPRPLPSGVELTAYRIVQEALTNTRKHGGPDVGASVRLVYFDDGLGLLVEDDGRGAPQEMYEDGGADGRGHGLIGMRERVGMVGGTLDAGPRPGGGFRISALLPLKPAH, encoded by the coding sequence GTGCAGCGCCTTTATGACTTCATCCGCAGACACCCGACGGGCGTCGACACCTTCTGGGCGGTCGTCCTCCTGGGGTTCTCCATGCTGTGGGTGGTGTCGGCGGGCGCGGGCCAGGTGGAGGGCCACCCCCTCGGGTACGGCCTCGTCGCCGTGCTCTTCTCCCTGGTCGTGGCCCTGCGGCGACGCGCCCCGGAGAAGATGCTGGTCCTCGCGGTCGCCCTCGGCCTCGCGCAGCTCGCCTTCGGTCTGACGCCGTTCATGGCCGACTTCGCCATGCTCGTGATCATCTACACCGTCGCCGCGCACGACGGCCCCCGCTGGGCGTCCCGGCTCGCACTGGTCGGCGGACTCTCCGCCGCGACGCTCTCGCAGCTGAGATGGCCGGTGGACGGTCCGCAGTCGAGCGCGGCCCGGGTCTTCTTCACGATCATCATGACCGTGCCGTTCGTCCTCGCCTGGGTCCTCGGCGACTCGCTCCGCACCCGCCGCGCCTACTTCGCGCAGCTGGAGGAGCGGGCCTCCCGCCTGGAGCAGGAGCGCGAGGCCCAGGCCAAGGTCGCGGTCGCCGCCGAGCGGGCCCGGATCGCCCGCGAGCTGCACGACGTCGTCGCGCACAACGTGTCGGTGATGGTCGTGCAGGCCGACGGCGCCGCGTACGTCATGGACTCCTCCCCGGAGACCGCCAAGCAGGCCCTGGACACCATCTCCACCACCGGCCGCCAGGCGCTCGCCGAGATGCGCAGGCTGCTCGGCATCCTGCGCACCGGAGAGCACCAGGAGGCCGGGGAGTACGTGCCGCAGCCCGACGTGAAGCAGATCGAGGATCTGGTCGAGCAGGTGCGGGGAGCCGGTCTCACCGTGGACTTCGCGATCGAGGGAAGCCCGCGCCCGCTGCCCAGCGGCGTCGAGCTCACCGCGTACCGGATCGTGCAGGAGGCCCTCACCAACACGCGCAAGCACGGCGGTCCTGACGTCGGCGCCAGCGTCCGGCTGGTGTACTTCGACGACGGACTCGGGCTGCTCGTCGAGGACGACGGCCGGGGCGCGCCGCAGGAGATGTACGAGGACGGGGGCGCCGACGGCCGGGGCCACGGTCTGATCGGCATGCGGGAGCGGGTCGGCATGGTCGGCGGCACGCTGGACGCGGGCCCGCGTCCCGGCGGAGGCTTTCGGATCAGCGCCCTGCTCCCGCTCAAACCCGCTCACTGA
- a CDS encoding response regulator transcription factor, whose product MSIRVMLVDDQVLLRTGFRMVLAAQPDMEVVAEAGDGVEALEVLRATAVDVVLMDVRMPKLDGVETTRRICSQPDAPKVLILTTFDLDEYAFSGLKAGASGFMLKDVPPAELLGAIRSVHSGDAVVAPSTTRRLLDRFSPMLPSSGKEPEHKELGRLTDREREVMMLVAQGLSNGEIAARLVLSEATVKTHVGRILTKLGLRDRVQVVVLAYETGLVRAGGGAAG is encoded by the coding sequence ATGTCCATCCGCGTGATGCTCGTCGACGACCAGGTGCTGCTGCGCACCGGTTTCCGCATGGTGCTCGCCGCCCAACCGGACATGGAAGTCGTGGCGGAGGCGGGCGACGGGGTCGAGGCGCTGGAGGTGCTGCGCGCGACGGCGGTCGACGTCGTGCTGATGGACGTGCGCATGCCCAAGCTGGACGGGGTGGAGACGACCCGGCGGATCTGTTCGCAGCCGGACGCCCCGAAGGTGCTGATCCTGACCACCTTCGACCTCGACGAGTACGCGTTCTCGGGGCTGAAGGCGGGCGCGAGCGGCTTCATGCTGAAGGACGTGCCCCCGGCGGAGCTGCTCGGCGCGATCCGGTCGGTGCACAGCGGTGACGCGGTGGTGGCGCCCTCGACGACGCGGCGGCTCCTCGACCGTTTCTCGCCGATGCTGCCGTCCTCGGGCAAGGAGCCCGAGCACAAGGAGCTGGGGCGCCTCACGGACCGGGAGCGCGAGGTGATGATGCTGGTCGCGCAGGGCCTGTCGAACGGCGAGATCGCCGCCCGGCTCGTCCTCTCCGAGGCGACGGTGAAGACCCATGTGGGCCGCATCCTGACCAAGCTGGGCCTGCGCGACCGGGTGCAGGTCGTCGTCCTCGCGTACGAGACGGGCCTGGTCCGGGCGGGCGGCGGCGCGGCGGGCTGA
- a CDS encoding AAA family ATPase — protein MLLWINGPFGGGKTQTAYELRRRLPGSAVCDPEHIGFGLHRTLPPSLRGDFQDLAAWRQGVHEVLDLALRRYGDGPVIVPMTLTDPGYFAEIVGRLRADHGADRVHHVALLAERETVLGRLAERGLGRGLKRESFAVAKLDECLERLAAAEFAHHLRTDRLTVPQVADRVAELAGLRPLPDTDGPLRHRLRRLRVGLSHIRFD, from the coding sequence ATGCTGCTGTGGATCAACGGCCCCTTCGGGGGCGGCAAGACCCAGACCGCGTACGAGCTGCGGCGCCGGCTGCCCGGCAGCGCCGTGTGCGACCCGGAGCACATCGGCTTCGGGCTGCACCGGACGCTGCCGCCGTCGCTGCGCGGGGACTTCCAGGACCTGGCGGCCTGGCGGCAGGGCGTGCACGAGGTGCTGGACCTGGCGCTGCGGCGGTACGGGGACGGGCCCGTGATCGTGCCGATGACGCTCACCGACCCGGGGTACTTCGCCGAGATCGTCGGCCGGCTGCGCGCGGACCACGGCGCGGACCGGGTGCACCACGTCGCGCTGCTCGCCGAGCGGGAGACGGTCCTGGGGCGGCTGGCGGAGCGGGGCCTCGGGCGCGGCCTGAAGCGGGAGAGCTTCGCCGTGGCCAAGCTGGACGAGTGCCTGGAGCGGCTTGCGGCGGCGGAGTTCGCCCACCACCTCCGTACGGACCGGCTGACGGTCCCGCAGGTCGCCGACCGGGTCGCGGAGCTGGCCGGACTGCGGCCGCTGCCGGACACGGACGGGCCGCTGCGCCACCGGCTGCGACGGCTCCGGGTCGGCCTCTCGCACATCCGTTTCGACTAG
- a CDS encoding DUF5937 family protein, with translation MTIDITGLPHERIAFCPSPLAELGAALHALSEPAHHARLHAWTTTTAAALKPELADRLHEADFMWRSTRSDILLPARPRATLAEELDDLDRMDDEKYVGSALEISCASRYSHGAPSPLVDERMRRRTLDLAAARGPRQAAFVERMLADPPGTRAWIRRLLEDCDEAFFADTWRRVRVQLAADARHKTELMRHKGLAEAVADASSAMVLEEDEAGSRIVVDKLVQGRTSAEGSGVTFLPTAFGWPHLFALHAPGWQPVIQYPVPARDLGGGAPVDTVKLRLEAVAHPMRMRLSRSLARGSYSTSELADAYGISAPEVSRHLAVMKKAGLITTQRRGRYVLHQLDVAVVARLGSDFLESVLR, from the coding sequence GTGACGATCGACATCACCGGACTGCCGCACGAGCGGATCGCCTTCTGCCCCTCGCCGCTGGCGGAGCTGGGCGCCGCCCTGCACGCCCTCTCCGAGCCGGCGCACCACGCCAGGCTGCACGCCTGGACCACCACGACCGCCGCCGCGCTCAAGCCCGAGCTCGCGGACCGGCTGCACGAGGCCGACTTCATGTGGCGGTCCACCCGCTCCGACATCCTGCTGCCCGCCCGGCCCCGTGCGACCCTCGCCGAGGAGCTGGACGACCTCGACCGCATGGACGACGAGAAGTACGTGGGCTCGGCCCTGGAGATCTCCTGCGCCAGCCGCTACTCGCACGGCGCCCCCTCGCCGCTCGTCGACGAGCGGATGCGGCGCCGCACGCTCGACCTGGCCGCCGCGCGCGGACCGCGCCAGGCCGCGTTCGTGGAGCGGATGCTCGCCGACCCGCCCGGTACGCGCGCGTGGATCCGGCGCCTCCTGGAGGACTGCGACGAGGCCTTCTTCGCCGACACCTGGCGCCGCGTCCGGGTCCAGCTCGCCGCCGACGCCCGCCACAAGACGGAACTGATGCGCCACAAGGGCCTGGCCGAGGCCGTCGCGGACGCGTCCTCCGCGATGGTCCTGGAGGAGGACGAGGCGGGTTCCCGGATCGTCGTCGACAAGCTGGTCCAGGGCCGCACCAGCGCCGAGGGCTCGGGCGTGACGTTCCTGCCGACCGCCTTCGGCTGGCCACACCTCTTCGCACTGCACGCCCCCGGCTGGCAGCCGGTGATCCAGTACCCCGTGCCCGCCCGCGACCTCGGCGGCGGCGCCCCCGTCGACACCGTGAAACTGCGTCTTGAGGCGGTCGCCCACCCGATGCGGATGCGGCTGAGCCGCAGCCTCGCCCGGGGCTCGTACTCCACGAGCGAGCTGGCCGACGCGTACGGCATCAGCGCCCCCGAGGTCTCCCGCCACCTCGCGGTCATGAAGAAGGCCGGTCTGATCACCACCCAGCGGCGCGGCCGGTACGTCCTGCACCAGCTGGACGTGGCCGTCGTCGCCCGCCTCGGCAGCGACTTCCTGGAGAGCGTGCTGCGGTGA
- a CDS encoding threonine aldolase family protein has translation MNPVDPVDEEAARLYRAKLWGGADRTLWRTQVEGTVGARLRELADWAESSGHGEASLDTYGDGLVEELERRVAEELGLPAAVFFPTGTMAQQVALRCWAGRTGSPVVALHPLGHPEVHEGGALTAVSGLRTVHPTDAPRLPTAEEVRDHPEPFGTLMLELPLRDAGFVLPSWEELTEVVEAARERDAVVHFDGARLWECTTHFGRPLAEIAGLADSVYLSFYKSLGGLSGAVLAGPEDVMAEARVWRHRYGGQLFQQYPVAISALRGLDDELPRLPSYVAHARVVADAVREALTEAATEAGGPGWFRVHPEAPHTHQFQVWLPYVPEALTAASLAQTEATGTVLFRRWFSPGAGGPPGVSVTELTVAGPGLEWTAEDVKAAVRDFLSRLG, from the coding sequence ATGAATCCTGTGGACCCTGTGGACGAGGAAGCGGCCCGGCTCTACCGGGCGAAGCTCTGGGGCGGCGCCGACCGCACGCTGTGGCGCACCCAGGTGGAAGGCACGGTCGGCGCGCGCCTGCGTGAACTCGCCGACTGGGCCGAGTCCTCCGGGCACGGCGAGGCATCGCTCGACACGTACGGGGACGGGCTCGTCGAGGAGCTCGAACGGCGCGTCGCCGAGGAGCTCGGCCTCCCCGCCGCGGTCTTCTTCCCCACCGGCACGATGGCGCAGCAGGTGGCGCTGCGCTGCTGGGCCGGGCGGACCGGCAGCCCCGTCGTCGCCCTCCACCCGCTCGGTCATCCCGAGGTCCACGAGGGCGGCGCGCTCACGGCCGTCTCCGGGCTCCGCACCGTCCACCCGACCGACGCGCCCCGGCTGCCGACGGCCGAGGAGGTACGGGACCACCCGGAGCCCTTCGGGACGCTGATGCTGGAGCTCCCGCTGCGGGACGCCGGCTTCGTGCTGCCGTCCTGGGAGGAGCTGACCGAGGTGGTGGAGGCGGCCAGGGAACGGGACGCCGTGGTCCACTTCGACGGGGCGCGGCTCTGGGAGTGCACGACGCATTTCGGCCGTCCGCTCGCGGAGATCGCCGGGCTCGCCGACAGCGTGTACCTCTCGTTCTACAAGTCCCTCGGCGGCCTGTCCGGAGCCGTACTGGCCGGCCCCGAGGACGTCATGGCGGAGGCCAGGGTGTGGCGGCACCGGTACGGCGGCCAGCTCTTCCAGCAGTACCCGGTGGCGATCTCCGCGCTCCGCGGCCTGGACGACGAGCTGCCCAGGCTGCCCTCGTACGTGGCGCACGCGCGCGTGGTGGCCGACGCGGTCCGGGAGGCGCTCACGGAGGCCGCGACGGAGGCGGGCGGCCCGGGGTGGTTCCGGGTACACCCGGAGGCCCCGCACACCCACCAGTTCCAGGTCTGGCTGCCGTACGTCCCCGAGGCCCTCACGGCGGCGTCCCTCGCCCAGACCGAGGCCACCGGCACGGTCCTCTTCCGCCGCTGGTTCAGCCCGGGCGCGGGCGGCCCGCCGGGGGTCTCCGTGACGGAGCTGACCGTGGCGGGACCGGGCCTGGAGTGGACGGCGGAGGACGTGAAGGCGGCGGTACGGGACTTCCTGTCCCGACTGGGCTGA
- a CDS encoding Rossmann-like and DUF2520 domain-containing protein: MNAPVAPEPRAEDRPARLAVGVVGAGRVGPALAAALRLAGHRPVAVSAVSDASRRRAAALLPEVPVVEPARVLALADLVLLTVPDDALPGLVEGLADTGSVRPGQLIVHTSGRYGARVLDPVRRAGALPLALHPAMTFTGTPVDVQRLAGCSFGVTAPEELRLAAEALVIEMGGEPEWIAEDARPLYHAALALGANHLVTLVAQSMELLHKAGVAAPDRMLGPLLGAALDNALRSGDAALTGPVARGDAGTVAAHVAELRKHAPGTVAGYLAMARTTADRALAHGLLKPELAEDLLGVLAEGEPR; encoded by the coding sequence GTGAACGCACCAGTAGCGCCAGAGCCCCGAGCCGAGGACCGACCCGCCCGGCTCGCCGTCGGTGTCGTCGGCGCAGGCCGCGTGGGCCCCGCGCTCGCCGCCGCCCTCCGGCTCGCCGGGCACCGCCCCGTCGCCGTCTCCGCGGTCTCCGACGCCTCCCGGCGCCGTGCCGCCGCCCTCCTGCCCGAGGTCCCGGTCGTCGAGCCCGCGCGCGTCCTCGCCCTCGCCGACCTGGTCCTGCTGACCGTGCCCGACGACGCCCTGCCCGGTCTGGTCGAGGGCCTCGCCGACACCGGATCCGTACGGCCGGGACAGCTGATCGTGCACACCTCCGGGCGGTACGGGGCACGGGTCCTCGACCCCGTCCGGCGCGCGGGTGCGCTGCCGCTCGCCCTGCACCCCGCCATGACCTTCACCGGCACCCCGGTCGACGTCCAGCGGCTGGCCGGCTGCTCCTTCGGGGTGACCGCGCCCGAGGAGTTGCGGCTCGCCGCCGAGGCCCTGGTGATCGAGATGGGCGGCGAGCCCGAGTGGATCGCGGAGGACGCCCGCCCGCTCTACCACGCGGCCCTGGCCCTCGGCGCGAACCACCTGGTCACCCTGGTGGCCCAGTCGATGGAGCTGCTGCACAAGGCCGGGGTGGCCGCCCCGGACCGGATGCTGGGCCCGCTGCTCGGCGCCGCCCTGGACAACGCGCTGCGGTCCGGGGACGCGGCCCTCACCGGCCCCGTCGCGCGCGGTGACGCCGGCACGGTCGCCGCCCATGTCGCCGAGCTGCGCAAGCACGCGCCCGGCACCGTCGCCGGCTATCTGGCGATGGCCCGCACGACCGCCGACCGCGCGCTCGCGCACGGCCTGCTCAAGCCCGAGCTGGCCGAGGACCTGCTGGGCGTACTCGCCGAAGGGGAGCCCCGATGA
- the panC gene encoding pantoate--beta-alanine ligase: MNTSSATPFAPVRTARELRALDAGSGGRRAVVMTMGALHEGHATLIRTARERVGADGTVVVTVFVNPLQFGAGEDLDRYPRTLDADLEVAFAAGASAVFAPSVDEVYPGGEPQVRITAGPMGERLEGASRPGHFDGMLTVVAKLLHLTAPDLAFFGQKDAQQLALIRRMARDLNFPVEIVGVPTVRETDGLALSSRNRYLSRDERRTALALSGALFAARDRLAAQEALRARAEALPGAQNRGENRAEALSRLGEARAAADAHAVAQAAAEGCGAEAVRAAARAVLDGASRAEPPLVLDYLALVDPADFTEVTDDHDGEAVLAVAARVGATRLIDNVPLLLGATMSTMFGATQ, encoded by the coding sequence ATGAACACCTCGTCCGCCACCCCCTTCGCGCCCGTGCGGACGGCGCGGGAGCTGCGCGCCCTGGACGCCGGGAGCGGCGGCCGACGGGCCGTCGTCATGACCATGGGCGCCCTTCACGAGGGCCACGCCACCCTGATCCGTACGGCCCGCGAGCGGGTCGGAGCCGACGGCACCGTCGTCGTCACCGTCTTCGTCAACCCGCTCCAGTTCGGCGCGGGCGAGGACCTCGACCGCTACCCGCGCACCCTCGACGCCGACCTGGAGGTGGCCTTCGCCGCCGGCGCGAGCGCCGTCTTCGCGCCCTCCGTCGACGAGGTCTACCCGGGCGGGGAGCCGCAGGTCCGGATCACCGCGGGCCCCATGGGCGAGCGCCTCGAAGGCGCCTCCCGGCCCGGTCACTTCGACGGCATGCTGACCGTCGTCGCCAAGCTGCTCCACCTCACCGCGCCCGACCTGGCCTTCTTCGGCCAGAAAGACGCCCAGCAGCTGGCCCTGATCCGCCGGATGGCCCGTGACCTGAACTTCCCGGTCGAGATCGTCGGGGTGCCGACCGTCCGCGAGACCGACGGCCTCGCCCTCTCCAGCCGCAACCGCTACCTGTCGCGCGACGAGCGCCGTACGGCCCTCGCGCTGTCCGGCGCGCTGTTCGCCGCCCGTGACCGGCTCGCCGCCCAGGAGGCGCTGCGCGCGCGTGCCGAGGCTCTGCCCGGCGCCCAGAACCGGGGCGAGAACCGCGCCGAGGCACTCTCCCGGCTCGGCGAGGCACGGGCCGCCGCCGACGCCCACGCGGTCGCGCAGGCCGCCGCCGAGGGCTGCGGCGCCGAGGCCGTGCGGGCCGCGGCCCGGGCGGTCCTCGACGGTGCGTCGAGGGCCGAGCCGCCGCTCGTCCTCGACTACCTGGCCCTCGTCGACCCGGCCGACTTCACCGAGGTCACCGACGACCACGACGGGGAGGCGGTCCTCGCCGTCGCCGCCCGCGTGGGCGCCACGCGGCTGATCGACAACGTCCCCCTCCTCCTCGGAGCCACCATGTCCACCATGTTCGGAGCCACCCAGTGA
- a CDS encoding L-aspartate oxidase — protein MTGIRLHAPAPGWAIDADVVVVGSGVAGLTAALRCTAAGLRAVVVTKARLDDGSTRWAQGGIAAALGEGDTPEQHLDDTLVAGAGLCDERAVHALVTEGPDAVRRLIATGADFDKTVDGEIALTREGGHHRRRIAHAGGDATGAEISRALVEAIRDRGVRTIEHALVLDLLTDAEGRTAGVTLHVMGEGQHDGVGAVHAPAVVLATGGMGQVFSATTNPAVSTGDGVALALRAGAEVSDLEFVQFHPTVLFLGAGSEGQQPLVSEAVRGEGAHLVDADGVRFMVGQHELAELAPRDIVAKAITRRMQEHGTENMYLDARHFGAEMWEERFPTILAACRSHGIDPVTEPIPVAPAAHYASGGIRTDLRGRTTVPGLYACGEVACTGVHGANRLASNSLLEGLVFAERIAEDITAAAPRVPGAPVAHAAPVTLPLPVAGARTRIQRIMTAGAGVLRSEASLREAAEALDALHSDALAGGTDDTKAGEPGVDSWETTNLLCVSRVLVAAARRREETRGCHWRLDHPDRDDTAWRRHLVVRLTPERTLDVRTTGTHDFPPTSDAPREP, from the coding sequence GTGACCGGAATACGGCTGCACGCCCCCGCGCCCGGCTGGGCCATCGACGCCGACGTCGTCGTGGTCGGCTCCGGCGTCGCCGGTCTCACCGCCGCCCTGCGCTGCACCGCCGCCGGGCTCCGCGCGGTCGTGGTGACCAAGGCGCGGCTCGACGACGGCTCCACCCGCTGGGCCCAGGGCGGCATCGCCGCCGCGCTCGGCGAGGGCGACACCCCCGAGCAGCACCTCGACGACACCCTCGTCGCCGGTGCCGGGCTGTGCGACGAGCGGGCCGTCCACGCCCTCGTCACCGAGGGCCCCGACGCCGTCCGCCGTCTGATCGCGACCGGCGCCGACTTCGACAAGACCGTCGACGGCGAGATCGCACTGACCCGCGAGGGCGGCCACCACCGCCGCCGCATCGCGCACGCGGGCGGGGACGCGACCGGCGCCGAGATCTCCCGCGCGCTGGTCGAGGCGATACGGGACCGGGGCGTGCGCACCATCGAGCACGCCCTCGTCCTGGACCTCCTGACGGACGCCGAGGGCCGGACGGCGGGGGTGACCCTGCACGTCATGGGCGAGGGGCAGCACGACGGCGTCGGCGCCGTCCACGCGCCCGCGGTGGTCCTCGCCACCGGCGGCATGGGACAGGTCTTCTCCGCCACCACCAACCCGGCGGTCTCCACCGGCGACGGCGTCGCGCTCGCCCTGCGGGCCGGGGCCGAGGTCTCCGACCTGGAGTTCGTCCAGTTCCACCCCACGGTGCTCTTCCTCGGCGCCGGCTCCGAAGGCCAGCAGCCGCTGGTCTCCGAGGCGGTACGGGGCGAGGGCGCCCACCTGGTCGACGCCGACGGGGTGCGGTTCATGGTCGGGCAGCACGAGCTGGCCGAGCTGGCGCCCCGGGACATCGTCGCCAAGGCGATCACGCGCCGGATGCAGGAGCACGGCACCGAGAACATGTACCTCGACGCCCGCCACTTCGGCGCCGAGATGTGGGAGGAGCGCTTCCCCACGATCCTCGCGGCCTGCCGCTCCCACGGCATCGACCCGGTGACGGAGCCGATCCCGGTCGCCCCCGCCGCCCACTACGCCTCCGGCGGCATCCGCACCGACCTGCGGGGCCGGACCACCGTCCCGGGCCTGTACGCGTGCGGTGAGGTCGCCTGCACGGGCGTCCACGGCGCCAACCGGCTCGCCTCGAACTCCCTCCTGGAGGGTCTGGTCTTCGCCGAGCGGATCGCCGAGGACATCACGGCCGCCGCCCCGCGCGTGCCGGGCGCCCCGGTGGCGCACGCGGCCCCGGTGACCCTGCCGCTGCCCGTGGCGGGCGCCCGGACCCGCATCCAGCGGATCATGACGGCCGGAGCCGGGGTGCTGCGCTCCGAGGCCAGCCTGCGGGAGGCCGCCGAGGCCCTCGACGCGCTGCACAGCGACGCCCTCGCGGGCGGCACCGACGACACCAAGGCCGGCGAGCCGGGCGTGGACTCCTGGGAGACCACCAACCTGCTGTGCGTCTCCCGGGTGCTGGTCGCCGCCGCCCGCCGCCGCGAGGAGACCCGCGGCTGCCACTGGCGCCTGGACCACCCGGACCGCGACGACACGGCCTGGCGCCGGCACCTCGTCGTACGCCTCACCCCGGAGCGGACCCTCGACGTCCGGACGACCGGCACACATGACTTTCCCCCCACCTCCGATGCCCCCAGGGAGCCGTAA